The DNA region TGCAATCGTGGGGGAAGAGAGAATCGTCAGGAGAGCTTTATTCAGATCCTCAGGTACCGGGAGATTGTCCATGTCAAGGTCATGAAGGATATCAAGATAAGGCGGAGGGGCCAGGCTCCTGTCATAAAGCGGGGCCTCATCAGTCAAGGACTCAATCGGGATTTCTGCAACCAATTCATCCATGTTAATTACCCGGATCTTTTTGCTACCAGTAACCTCACCTATAACAACTGCATCAAGGTCCCATTTATGAAATATCTCCATAACTTCCTTTTCTTTTGCAGGTTCAGTCACTATCAGCATCCTTTCCTGAGATTCTGACAGCATTACCTCATAAGGGGTCATACCGGATTCCCTCATGGGGACACGGTCAATATGAATATCAATGCCAGTTCCTGCCCTTCCTGCCATCTCGCAGGATGAACTTGTAAGCCCTGCGGCCCCCATATCCTGTATACCGACAATGAGTCCCTTGTTCATGACCTCAAGGCAAGCCTCGAGAAGAAGCTTTTCTGTAAATGGGTCTCCAACCTGCACTGTAGGCCTCTTTGCATCGGATGTTTCATCAAACACATCAGAAGCCATTGTAGCGCCATGAATACCGTCCCTGCCTGTCTTTGATCCAACATAAATAACAGGATTACCAACACCGCTTGCCACGCCTTTAAATATCCTGTCCTTTTTGACTATTCCAAGGGCAAATACATTTACAAGTATGTTGTTGTTGTAAATCTCATCAAAATATATTTCTCCACCGACTGTAGGAACCCCCATACAATTACCATAGCCTGCGATTCCACTTACTACACCGGTGAAAAGATATCTGTTGCGAGGTATCTTTATATCACCAAAACGAAGTGAATTAAGTATTGCTACCGGCCTTGCCCCCATAGTGAAAATATCCCTCAGGATACCACCCACTCCGGTAGCAGCGCCCTGATATGGCTCAATAAATGACGGGTGATTATGGCTCTCCATCTTAAAGACTGCTGCAAGTCCATCACCAAGGTCTATAATCCCGGCATTCTCGCCGGGTCCCTGCAATACCCTGTCACCTTTGGTAGGAAACTTCTTCAGGTGTATTCTTGAGCTCTTATAACTACAGTGCTCGCTCCACATTACAGAAAAGATACCCAACTCTACAATGCGAGGTTCCCTTCCAAGGATCTTTAATATCCTCTCGTATTCATCAACAGTAAATCCATGTGATTCTATTATTTCATTAGATAACAAGGGTATCCCTCAATCATGATTTATGCTTCATCTTTTCCACATAATATACCATTGACTCAAAAAGGGTATATCCATCCGTCCCGCCAAGTATCTTTTCCCCGCATCGCTCAGGATGCGGCATCATTCCCAGCACATTTCCCTTATCATTGCATACCCCTGCAATATTACCGATTGATCCATTAGGATTAAAATCATCATCTGTATTTCCATCATTCCCCGCATATCTGAAAACAATCTGATTATTCTTCCTAAGCTGAGAATATGACTCCTGGTCTATGTAATAATTACCTTCTGCGTGTGCAATCGGCATCTTTACAATCTGATTTTCAAAATATTTAAGGGTAAAAGGTGTATTAATATTATCAACTCTTAGATAAACATCCTTACAGATAAACTTTAAGGATTTATTCCGTAACATCACACCTGGAAGGAGCCCTGCCTCGAGGAGTATCTGAAAACCATTACATATGCCAAGGACAAGCCCTCCACTTTCTGCAAATTGCCTTACAGCTGTCATGATCGGGGAAAGCCGGGCTATAGATCCCGTTCGAAGGTAATCACCATAAGAAAAACCGCCGGGCAGGATGACTGCATCATATTGAGAGAGATCATTTTCCTTGTGCCATACAAAACTTGCAGGCCTGCCTAATACATGCTTTACTATATTATAGCAATCATGGTCACAATTAGAACCGGGAAATACGATTATGGCAAATTTCATTTTTAAAGAAGATTCGCTGCGAATCACACACCTTTTCGTTTATTATAACAGGAATTAAACTTTTACGGCAAGACCAAATTACACTGCTGGCTTTTATTGATAAAATCAACTATTGCTTCATTGAAATAATCTGGCAGAGGCGGCAGGATTACTGAAGTTCGCTGCCGATACAGTGCCCTGCCTTTTTCAATCTCTTTACTCAGGATATCATAGAATGTACCATCTGCAGCGCTCATATACGCTGTTTCATGGTTATAATGCACAATATCTGAAACAATGGCCCGTGCCAATCTCTTCATATCCTCTTTTATCTGCATATCCGAATCGCATGTGTAATACTTACAAACTGCCGCGAGGAGTTTAGTACTGACCAAATCTCTGTCAATAACATCATCTGCATACTGATGCGCATCCTTACTGCTTTGAACATCGTACCCCGTTATCAGGACGACTCTTGTATTCCTGAAACGCTCCACACCCTTGATTATCTCGCATGGTGAAAATCCCATTATCCTGGATAGTCCGGAGTCTGCGATTACTACAGCAGGACAGTACGATTCAATCAAACTGAAAAGCATATGCTG from Nitrospirota bacterium includes:
- the purL gene encoding phosphoribosylformylglycinamidine synthase subunit PurL, with amino-acid sequence MLSNEIIESHGFTVDEYERILKILGREPRIVELGIFSVMWSEHCSYKSSRIHLKKFPTKGDRVLQGPGENAGIIDLGDGLAAVFKMESHNHPSFIEPYQGAATGVGGILRDIFTMGARPVAILNSLRFGDIKIPRNRYLFTGVVSGIAGYGNCMGVPTVGGEIYFDEIYNNNILVNVFALGIVKKDRIFKGVASGVGNPVIYVGSKTGRDGIHGATMASDVFDETSDAKRPTVQVGDPFTEKLLLEACLEVMNKGLIVGIQDMGAAGLTSSSCEMAGRAGTGIDIHIDRVPMRESGMTPYEVMLSESQERMLIVTEPAKEKEVMEIFHKWDLDAVVIGEVTGSKKIRVINMDELVAEIPIESLTDEAPLYDRSLAPPPYLDILHDLDMDNLPVPEDLNKALLTILSSPTIASKECVYRQYDHMVRTDTVVGPGSDSAVIRIKGTNKGIAITTDCNSRYCFSDPYAGGAIAVAEAARNIVCAGGEPVGLTDCLNFGNPEKPEIMWQFQQAIEGISVVCRKFNIPVISGNVSFYNETNDISIYPTPVIGMAGIIEDISKCMTHYFKKEGDIIILLGNNIEELGMSEYLREIHYKVRGVPPFLDLDLEKNVQELCLYGIKQGIIKSAHDTSEGGLAVALSECCIRPDDKRNMGAEIGLSDEIRADAILFGETQSRIIITVSPERVKELEGVAVNRGVPFTVIGKVVGDKLVIRHKTTVLIDMPVDVIADAWENAMQGYLGEE
- the purQ gene encoding phosphoribosylformylglycinamidine synthase subunit PurQ; the protein is MKFAIIVFPGSNCDHDCYNIVKHVLGRPASFVWHKENDLSQYDAVILPGGFSYGDYLRTGSIARLSPIMTAVRQFAESGGLVLGICNGFQILLEAGLLPGVMLRNKSLKFICKDVYLRVDNINTPFTLKYFENQIVKMPIAHAEGNYYIDQESYSQLRKNNQIVFRYAGNDGNTDDDFNPNGSIGNIAGVCNDKGNVLGMMPHPERCGEKILGGTDGYTLFESMVYYVEKMKHKS